One genomic region from Sulfurimonas sp. encodes:
- the ftsA gene encoding cell division protein FtsA: MSRTVLAIDIGSTKICAIIAEIADDGSIAITGAGISKAQGLKKGSITNIELASKSIKVALLDAKRVSGSDVKTAIVSISGAYTKSLNSNGIVNIQNKEISFKEIERVMQTSLYNANIPNEYDVLHALPFNFKVDDQDYIEDPLGMNASRLEVETHIITTQKSNLSNFKKAVRGAGVEVENIVLNGYASSIATLNTDEKELGVAVIDMGGNTSNITIHSGNSIRYNDFLGVGSNHVTSDLSMALHTPLNIADSVKLSYGSLLTPSNELIELPIIGDETTSHEVSLEVVHNVVYARVEETLMILAQFIENSGLKDQLGAGIVLTGGFSKMEGIRDLAIATFGSVPVRLARPIEMDGLFDSLRSAEYSSAVGLIMYSSNSFTPYEIDVNKRVRHSNETPMAQSSINFSEEPEIPVAPSEDEKIDKMVTLPSKKEKKSDEAGALAKFWNWATQLF, from the coding sequence TTGAGTAGAACTGTTTTAGCCATAGATATTGGCTCTACAAAGATATGTGCAATCATCGCCGAAATAGCTGACGATGGTTCCATAGCTATAACAGGTGCAGGAATTTCTAAAGCACAAGGCTTAAAGAAAGGAAGTATCACTAACATTGAGTTAGCTTCTAAATCTATAAAAGTCGCTCTTTTAGATGCTAAAAGAGTTTCTGGAAGTGATGTAAAAACTGCTATCGTTTCCATCTCTGGAGCATACACAAAAAGTTTAAATTCAAATGGAATAGTCAATATTCAAAACAAAGAAATAAGTTTTAAAGAAATAGAAAGAGTTATGCAAACTTCTTTGTATAACGCTAATATACCAAATGAGTATGATGTTCTTCATGCTTTACCTTTTAACTTCAAAGTAGATGATCAAGACTATATAGAAGACCCATTAGGAATGAACGCATCTAGACTTGAAGTAGAAACTCACATTATTACCACTCAAAAATCAAATCTTAGCAATTTCAAAAAAGCTGTTCGTGGAGCTGGCGTAGAAGTAGAAAATATCGTCTTGAATGGTTATGCTTCTTCTATCGCAACTCTAAATACAGATGAAAAAGAGTTAGGAGTAGCTGTTATAGATATGGGTGGAAACACAAGTAATATTACTATTCATTCTGGTAATTCCATAAGATATAATGACTTCTTAGGAGTTGGCTCAAACCATGTGACAAGTGACTTATCAATGGCCCTTCATACTCCACTAAATATTGCAGACAGTGTAAAACTAAGTTATGGCTCACTTTTAACACCAAGCAATGAACTTATAGAGCTTCCAATTATCGGTGATGAAACAACTTCTCATGAAGTATCTCTTGAAGTAGTACATAATGTTGTTTATGCAAGAGTTGAAGAAACTCTTATGATTTTAGCTCAGTTTATTGAAAATAGTGGTCTTAAAGATCAACTTGGTGCTGGTATTGTACTAACTGGTGGATTTTCAAAAATGGAAGGAATCAGAGATTTAGCCATAGCTACTTTTGGCTCAGTACCTGTTCGTCTTGCTCGTCCCATAGAAATGGACGGACTTTTTGATAGTCTAAGAAGTGCTGAGTATTCAAGTGCAGTTGGACTCATCATGTATAGTTCAAACTCATTTACTCCTTATGAGATAGATGTAAATAAGCGTGTTCGACATTCAAACGAAACACCAATGGCACAAAGTAGTATAAACTTCTCAGAAGAGCCAGAGATTCCTGTTGCTCCTTCAGAAGATGAGAAAATAGATAAAATGGTTACTCTACCATCTAAAAAAGAGAAAAAAAGTGATGAAGCTGGAGCTTTAGCTAAGTTTTGGAACTGGGCTACCCAGTTATTTTAA
- a CDS encoding peptidylprolyl isomerase, producing the protein MIQWMQRHKKYLIITIWISTIAFVGAGFVGWGQYSYGDKAGSVAKVGNVTITMGELQKTYSDLYSQYNKMFQGNFDEEKAKSFGLQKQALKQLLNQALVLNLALSYDLEISDAEVLAEIKSQDFFYKDGVFNKEIYKEVLLRNNRNIKEYETDVRKELLIQKTLKLLPVGVSKNEEIIIDTIVSIADKIDYKVLNDKQLKIDTSDAALKPYWETSQQNFMSEVEYEVAYIKQKRISSKYEEGKILEHYNANKTHFKDVDSKLLPLEGARASVIIELNDKATKDAALRGYIAYKKDKLRDDVEVLSTTISASNNTFGLEAFDKITKLSLSSPYLKPVIVNDEYFTFKLIKVNPSKIKSFEEAKKDILSIYINEQKRVKLIELAKSSIATFKGTTTDFITNSDAIKLTQLKTAQANEFLISLFSSKEKRGFVTLKDGNVVLYNILEQKLLSNTNTNPNNSIVRLKSALFNEGLIKNLQNKYKTEIFIEGL; encoded by the coding sequence ATGATTCAATGGATGCAAAGACATAAAAAATATCTCATAATTACTATCTGGATTTCAACTATCGCTTTCGTTGGCGCAGGTTTTGTGGGCTGGGGACAATACAGCTATGGAGATAAAGCAGGTTCAGTAGCAAAAGTTGGTAATGTAACTATAACAATGGGAGAACTACAAAAAACTTACTCAGATTTATATTCTCAATATAACAAGATGTTTCAAGGTAATTTTGATGAAGAAAAAGCAAAAAGTTTTGGTTTACAAAAACAAGCACTAAAACAGCTACTAAATCAAGCACTTGTTTTAAACCTCGCTTTATCTTACGACTTAGAAATCAGTGATGCTGAGGTACTTGCCGAGATAAAAAGTCAAGACTTCTTTTATAAAGATGGAGTTTTTAACAAAGAAATCTATAAAGAAGTTCTTCTAAGAAACAATAGAAACATTAAAGAATACGAAACAGATGTAAGAAAAGAGTTACTAATACAAAAAACACTCAAACTACTTCCTGTTGGCGTTAGTAAAAATGAAGAAATAATAATAGATACTATCGTTAGTATTGCCGATAAGATTGACTATAAAGTTTTAAATGACAAACAACTAAAGATTGACACTTCAGATGCTGCACTTAAACCATATTGGGAAACTAGTCAACAAAATTTTATGAGTGAAGTTGAATATGAAGTTGCGTATATAAAACAAAAACGCATATCAAGCAAGTACGAAGAGGGTAAAATACTTGAGCATTACAACGCAAATAAAACTCATTTTAAAGATGTTGATTCAAAACTTCTTCCACTCGAGGGGGCAAGAGCTTCTGTTATCATAGAGTTAAATGACAAAGCAACAAAAGATGCTGCACTAAGAGGATATATAGCTTACAAAAAAGACAAACTTAGAGATGATGTAGAAGTATTAAGTACTACTATCTCAGCATCTAATAATACTTTTGGTTTAGAGGCATTTGATAAAATCACTAAACTATCTCTTTCTTCTCCATATTTAAAACCTGTTATAGTTAATGATGAATATTTTACATTCAAATTAATTAAAGTAAATCCTTCAAAAATCAAGTCATTCGAAGAAGCGAAAAAAGACATCTTATCTATTTATATAAATGAGCAAAAAAGAGTTAAACTAATAGAGTTAGCAAAAAGCTCTATTGCTACATTTAAGGGGACTACAACGGACTTTATAACTAACTCAGATGCTATAAAATTAACACAACTAAAAACAGCACAAGCAAATGAATTTCTTATCTCTTTATTCTCATCGAAAGAAAAAAGAGGTTTTGTTACATTAAAAGATGGAAATGTAGTTTTATATAATATTTTGGAACAAAAACTGCTTAGTAATACTAACACTAATCCAAACAATTCTATTGTTAGATTAAAGAGTGCTTTGTTTAATGAAGGTTTAATTAAAAACCTACAAAACAAGTACAAAACAGAGATATTTATAGAAGGACTCTAA